One Nocardioides dongkuii genomic window, TCGGTGTGATCCGGGCGTCTGATGGCGACCCCGACGGGACTCGAACCCGCGGCCTCCGCCGTGACAGGGCGGCGCGCTAACCAACTGCGCTACGGGGCCAGGTGTGTCCACCGCCTGCGCGGTGAAGCGGGGGAACTCTAACCCACGCGGGGCGAGCGTTCACAATCGAGGGCGTCTCCCCACGTCACCCCGCCTGCGCGGCCTTGCGGCCCAGCTTCTCGGCGAGCTCGGAGGCGTCGAGGTCGCCGTCGAGGAGGCGGCGGGTCGGCCAGGCGCTGGTGTCGAGGCCGCTGAGCCGCTCGAACAGCGCCAGGTCGTCGGCGTACCGCTCGGCGAGGACCTGGAGCACCTCGGCGGACGGGCCGGTCCGGTCGGTGACCGCCGGCGTCGGGTGCCGCCGGAGGTCCGGCGGGATCGGGCCGTACGGCGAGAGGCCGAGGAAGTCGGTCAGCCGCGAGGCGACCGCGGCCTCGTCCTTGACCACGTCGATGAAGTCGATGAGCAGCCACTGCTCGCGCGGGAACTGGGCCAGGCCGCGCTCCAGCTGCCTGCCGTAGAAGCCCCGCGCCACCGCGGTGAAGTTCCGCAGCTGGCCCGTGGTCCAGCCGTCCGGCTTCACCTCCGGGATGCCGGGCGGCGACCAGTCGAGCACCAGGGAGTCGA contains:
- a CDS encoding sulfotransferase family protein; its protein translation is MSDATLPITYSIVGVQKAATSTLFSLLVRHDEVARPAHKELHVFDDEKRDWSAPDLSDYRARVTKPGQRIAGDSTPSYLYWPKALERMHAHNPDMLLIASFRDPIERAFSHWMMQVTRQGKRSDTFPDFDSLVLDWSPPGIPEVKPDGWTTGQLRNFTAVARGFYGRQLERGLAQFPREQWLLIDFIDVVKDEAAVASRLTDFLGLSPYGPIPPDLRRHPTPAVTDRTGPSAEVLQVLAERYADDLALFERLSGLDTSAWPTRRLLDGDLDASELAEKLGRKAAQAG